In Arthrobacter ramosus, one DNA window encodes the following:
- a CDS encoding cation:dicarboxylate symporter family transporter: protein MKFPDSAALKASSAPRKKKPLYKSLFFQILIAVVAGVLIGHFWPNIGSALRSLGDGFIQLIKMIIAPLIFLVIVTGISAVGDVKAVGRVGVKALLYFTGATLFALVFGLIVGNLVQPGAGLHIDPSTLSQDALNAKTGTAPPKDAASFLLDIIPTSVAGAFASNSLLQVLFFSVFFGAAIVVIGRERCLPVISLMETVLELIFKIMSWIMKVAPIGAFGAMAFIIGQYGLDTLGTYALLIASCYGAAIVFIGLLFLVAWSFARVPLWQFLKYTREEFLLALGTASTEAVMPRIMTKLTNAGCSRATTGLVVPTGYSFNLDGAAIYLSISLLFLAQAFGHHLDLGQQLAALGVLLLTSKGMAGVPGSSFLALSATAAALGIFPVAGVALLLGADRLMDSMRVVVNLLGNCVATFVVAKWEGQFDRSVMVRAFNGEITNEDSAIMLGAEDVFEEQEIERLSEGREPSPKFRGGPNPDAIPQFEMIKPGQHRSPSVSPD from the coding sequence ATGAAGTTCCCAGACTCTGCGGCGCTGAAGGCGAGTTCGGCCCCGCGGAAGAAGAAGCCACTGTACAAGTCGCTCTTCTTCCAAATTCTGATCGCCGTCGTCGCAGGTGTACTCATCGGCCATTTCTGGCCGAATATCGGGTCCGCCCTCCGGTCACTGGGCGATGGTTTCATTCAACTCATCAAGATGATCATCGCTCCGCTGATCTTCCTCGTGATCGTCACGGGAATCTCGGCAGTGGGCGACGTCAAGGCGGTCGGAAGGGTCGGGGTCAAGGCACTCCTGTACTTCACCGGCGCCACGCTTTTTGCCCTGGTCTTCGGCCTGATCGTGGGAAACCTCGTTCAGCCCGGCGCCGGACTCCACATCGATCCCAGCACGCTCTCCCAGGATGCGCTGAACGCAAAGACCGGGACGGCGCCGCCCAAGGATGCGGCTTCCTTCCTCCTGGACATCATTCCCACCTCTGTGGCCGGCGCGTTCGCCAGCAACAGCCTGCTCCAGGTCCTGTTCTTCTCGGTCTTCTTCGGCGCGGCAATCGTCGTCATCGGACGCGAGCGCTGCCTACCGGTCATCAGCCTCATGGAAACCGTCCTGGAACTGATCTTCAAGATCATGTCCTGGATCATGAAGGTGGCGCCCATCGGTGCCTTTGGCGCCATGGCGTTCATCATCGGCCAATACGGACTCGACACCCTCGGGACCTATGCGCTCCTGATCGCCTCCTGTTACGGGGCGGCCATTGTCTTCATCGGCCTGCTGTTCCTCGTCGCCTGGAGCTTCGCCCGGGTGCCCCTATGGCAGTTCCTGAAGTACACCCGTGAGGAATTCCTGCTCGCACTGGGCACGGCATCCACCGAGGCGGTCATGCCCCGCATCATGACCAAGCTGACCAACGCCGGTTGCTCCCGGGCCACCACCGGCCTGGTTGTCCCCACGGGCTACTCCTTCAACCTCGACGGCGCCGCGATCTACCTTTCGATCTCGCTGTTGTTCCTGGCCCAGGCCTTCGGCCACCACCTCGACCTGGGGCAGCAGTTGGCAGCCCTCGGTGTCCTGCTCCTGACGTCCAAGGGCATGGCGGGCGTCCCGGGCTCGTCCTTCCTGGCTCTCTCGGCAACGGCCGCTGCACTAGGCATCTTCCCGGTTGCCGGCGTCGCGCTGCTCCTGGGTGCCGACCGCCTCATGGACTCCATGCGCGTCGTCGTCAACCTCCTCGGCAACTGCGTGGCTACGTTCGTCGTCGCGAAATGGGAAGGCCAGTTCGACCGGTCGGTCATGGTCCGCGCCTTCAACGGTGAAATCACCAACGAGGATTCCGCCATCATGCTCGGAGCCGAAGACGTCTTCGAGGAACAGGAAATCGAGCG